A region of Halalkaliarchaeum desulfuricum DNA encodes the following proteins:
- a CDS encoding FKBP-type peptidyl-prolyl cis-trans isomerase produces the protein MTIETGDSVTIEYTGRMDDGSVFDTTHESVAVDAGLDEDGSDREYSPLTVEIGAGEIIEGLEEALIGMDEGETATVELPPEKAYQWSEDNIRRFPRAQFVQTIGQEPEEGAYIRSKNGGVGEITSVDEERVEIDFNHELAGETIEFEFEVVDVS, from the coding sequence GTGACTATCGAAACTGGCGACTCGGTTACCATCGAGTACACCGGCCGTATGGACGACGGCTCCGTGTTCGACACGACCCACGAATCCGTCGCCGTCGACGCCGGACTCGACGAGGACGGATCCGACCGGGAGTACAGCCCACTCACCGTCGAAATCGGCGCTGGGGAGATCATCGAAGGCCTCGAGGAAGCGCTCATCGGCATGGACGAAGGCGAGACAGCAACCGTCGAGCTCCCACCGGAGAAGGCCTACCAGTGGAGCGAGGACAACATCCGAAGGTTCCCGAGGGCGCAGTTCGTCCAGACTATCGGGCAGGAGCCGGAAGAGGGTGCCTACATCCGGAGTAAAAACGGCGGAGTCGGCGAGATAACAAGCGTCGACGAGGAACGCGTCGAAATCGACTTCAACCACGAGCTTGCGGGCGAGACTATCGAGTTCGAGTTCGAAGTCGTCGACGTCAGTTAA
- a CDS encoding MFS transporter translates to MTGIGIERLFGRNAGMIRETDFRLLLAANAIGALGTALVSPLLDTLTGPFGVSAARIGLIVTAFAAPAVVMVPLGGVLVDRVGRKPILVTGLLCFAVGGTAIAFTTDFRIVLTLRVLQGIGFAGVIPVIITCLGDLYEDDAEATAQGLRFGVSGLSQAVFPATAGVLVVLAWQYPFFIYGLGIPVAAAIWLRFEEPTDVVRESGTRAKNSGEKRDVTPDSPPDRPTGYVRRLLHLASRRRVYSYLLARAIIMVPFIGFLTYNSLVVVQLLDGSPREAGIIVALFSLVYAATATQAGRITALFERRTIPLLAANVLLGGGLVGFGIAPSMSVAILAACVLGVGVGITFSLYRSIITGLAPDAFRGGLVSLGESGGRLVSTLTPIGMGGAIALGDPMLGAAAALQWTVVGAGVLAGAIGVASVVSARTAPPVSDAIE, encoded by the coding sequence GTGACCGGAATCGGAATCGAGCGCCTGTTCGGCCGGAACGCGGGGATGATCCGCGAAACTGACTTCCGGTTGCTCCTTGCGGCCAACGCCATCGGCGCGCTCGGAACTGCACTCGTCTCCCCCCTGCTCGACACGCTGACCGGTCCCTTCGGTGTCTCGGCGGCCCGGATCGGGCTCATAGTGACGGCGTTCGCGGCCCCGGCGGTCGTGATGGTTCCGCTTGGCGGCGTCCTCGTCGATCGCGTTGGCCGGAAGCCGATACTCGTCACCGGGCTTCTCTGTTTCGCCGTTGGTGGGACCGCAATCGCCTTCACCACGGACTTCCGGATCGTCTTGACGCTGCGCGTTCTGCAGGGGATCGGGTTTGCAGGTGTTATCCCGGTCATCATCACTTGCCTCGGTGACCTCTACGAGGATGACGCCGAGGCGACCGCCCAGGGACTCCGATTCGGTGTGTCCGGGCTCTCGCAGGCGGTCTTTCCCGCAACCGCCGGTGTACTCGTCGTCCTCGCCTGGCAATACCCGTTCTTCATCTACGGGCTCGGGATTCCCGTCGCGGCCGCAATCTGGCTTAGATTCGAGGAGCCGACGGACGTGGTTCGTGAGTCGGGGACCAGAGCCAAGAACAGCGGAGAGAAACGGGATGTCACTCCAGATTCGCCGCCGGATCGTCCGACCGGGTACGTCCGTCGGCTTCTCCACCTCGCATCCCGAAGGCGGGTCTACTCGTACCTGCTCGCTAGGGCGATCATCATGGTCCCGTTCATAGGCTTTCTCACCTACAACTCCCTGGTCGTGGTCCAACTTCTCGACGGTTCGCCTCGGGAGGCCGGGATCATCGTGGCGCTCTTCAGCCTCGTGTACGCCGCGACTGCGACGCAGGCGGGACGGATCACAGCGTTATTCGAGCGTCGGACCATACCTCTACTCGCGGCGAACGTCCTGCTCGGCGGTGGACTCGTCGGATTCGGGATCGCGCCGTCGATGTCGGTCGCGATCCTGGCCGCCTGTGTCCTTGGCGTGGGCGTCGGGATCACCTTCTCACTGTACAGAAGCATCATCACGGGGCTCGCCCCGGACGCGTTTCGCGGCGGGTTGGTAAGCCTCGGCGAGTCCGGCGGGCGTCTCGTTTCTACGCTCACACCAATCGGGATGGGGGGTGCGATCGCGCTCGGCGACCCCATGCTCGGCGCGGCAGCAGCGCTCCAGTGGACGGTCGTCGGGGCTGGCGTTCTGGCGGGCGCGATCGGCGTCGCGAGCGTCGTGTCCGCCCGAACCGCCCCGCCCGTCTCCGATGCGATCGAATGA
- a CDS encoding MFS transporter: protein MGNLFGVNPQVLALALARMSESVGNSFLIVVLPLFIASDFVTGGTFGLTEVAITGIVLSLFGFVNSPLQPFTGRLSDRTGRRKIYVLFGLAVLAAASFSYSFVSEYWHLLGLRVLQGVAGAFIIPTTVALVNDLAAETNRGGNMGTYNTFRLVGFGVGPVAAGAVVAAGPYTLQFGSVNAQISGFDATFYFAAFTAILALFLVLVLIDDPDIEPADPDDDDASLAIFDPAGKHTLDPVFTLSVISFFMAIGIAVFATLGDLINTRLDQGPTMFGLQFAAFVLAQIFLQMPIGRATDFYGRKRFIVLGMALLVPTTAAQGFVLDSWIMFGARFAQGVAGAMVFAPALALAGDLASETTSGTTLSALTMAFGFGVAAGPLLSGFLVEFGFHVPFTLAALLAGIGMVLVYSQVEEVRTPNRRAAPADA from the coding sequence ATGGGGAATCTCTTCGGCGTGAACCCACAGGTGCTGGCGCTCGCGCTCGCCCGGATGTCCGAATCCGTCGGCAACTCGTTTCTGATCGTCGTATTGCCGCTTTTCATCGCGAGCGATTTCGTCACTGGGGGCACGTTCGGGCTGACCGAAGTGGCGATCACGGGGATCGTCCTCTCGCTTTTCGGCTTCGTCAACAGCCCGTTGCAGCCGTTCACCGGCAGACTCTCCGACCGCACCGGCCGACGGAAAATCTACGTGCTGTTCGGTCTGGCCGTCCTCGCCGCCGCGAGCTTCTCGTACTCGTTCGTATCCGAGTACTGGCACCTGCTCGGCCTTCGGGTTCTCCAGGGTGTCGCCGGCGCGTTCATCATTCCGACGACGGTCGCACTCGTCAACGACCTCGCAGCCGAGACGAACCGCGGCGGGAACATGGGTACGTACAACACGTTCCGGCTGGTGGGGTTCGGAGTCGGGCCGGTAGCGGCCGGAGCTGTCGTCGCCGCCGGACCGTACACCCTCCAGTTCGGTTCGGTGAACGCACAGATCTCCGGGTTCGACGCCACGTTCTACTTCGCCGCCTTCACCGCGATCCTGGCGCTGTTTCTCGTGCTCGTTCTCATCGACGACCCCGACATCGAACCGGCCGATCCGGACGACGACGACGCGAGTCTGGCGATATTCGATCCAGCGGGGAAACACACGCTCGATCCGGTGTTCACGCTGAGCGTGATCTCCTTTTTCATGGCCATCGGCATCGCCGTCTTCGCGACTCTGGGGGACCTCATCAACACCAGGCTCGACCAGGGGCCGACGATGTTCGGGCTCCAGTTCGCGGCGTTCGTGCTGGCCCAGATCTTCCTGCAGATGCCCATCGGTCGCGCCACGGACTTCTACGGCCGCAAGCGGTTCATCGTCCTCGGGATGGCACTTTTGGTCCCGACGACGGCCGCCCAGGGGTTCGTCCTCGACTCATGGATCATGTTCGGGGCGCGGTTCGCCCAGGGGGTCGCCGGGGCGATGGTGTTCGCGCCTGCGCTGGCGCTGGCCGGCGATCTGGCGAGCGAGACCACATCGGGAACCACGCTGTCGGCGCTGACGATGGCGTTCGGGTTCGGCGTCGCCGCGGGACCGCTCCTTTCCGGGTTCCTCGTGGAATTCGGGTTCCACGTTCCGTTTACGCTGGCGGCGCTTCTGGCCGGAATCGGGATGGTGCTCGTCTACTCCCAGGTCGAGGAGGTTCGAACGCCAAACCGCCGTGCTGCCCCGGCTGACGCGTAG
- a CDS encoding SLC13 family permease — protein sequence MVGAVLGPLLFILVYLGNPFGIPPAANAVLAGTLWVVIWWVTEPVHLAVTSLVPIPVFSQTGVVEVDAVTAQYAHPIVFLLLGGFMLALAVERSHLHRRLAIVFMANIGGAPARLLLGIMAVTAFLSMWISNTATAMLMLPIAVAIALAGADDIDDAPSISPGESAEDIDAPDETLSKGFGLALLLGVAFGANIGGAATLIGSPPSAIFAGIAGSQLGVDVGFVDWMIYAVPLVVVTLLVAWGCIIWLTDPSSAIDEEFARKYYAGMSAMESDERRVTLVFGLVILAWLLRPAVIEPILPALTDPVIAVIGGIGLFLVPGGPDGDDRLLSWEDAAELPWDVLLLIGGSFAVAHAFQAGGLDEVVAQSLSGLEWMSILLLIAVVVTAVMALSNLMSNTATATVFLPILVAFAPLASSPPLYLMAPAALAASFVFVLPVGTPPNAIAYGSGQLDMRQMVRVGIVINLICIPLVAFLSYLWLPVTPFG from the coding sequence GTGGTCGGCGCAGTTCTCGGTCCGCTTTTGTTCATACTCGTCTACCTGGGGAACCCGTTCGGAATTCCGCCGGCTGCCAACGCGGTTCTTGCCGGCACACTCTGGGTCGTGATCTGGTGGGTCACCGAACCGGTACATCTCGCGGTGACGAGTCTCGTTCCGATCCCGGTGTTCTCACAGACTGGCGTCGTCGAGGTCGACGCGGTCACGGCCCAGTACGCCCATCCGATCGTGTTTCTCCTTCTCGGCGGGTTCATGCTTGCCCTCGCTGTCGAGCGGTCTCACCTCCACCGACGGCTGGCCATCGTCTTCATGGCCAACATCGGTGGCGCGCCGGCGCGTCTTCTCCTCGGGATAATGGCGGTCACGGCGTTCCTGTCGATGTGGATCTCCAACACCGCCACGGCGATGTTGATGCTCCCGATCGCAGTCGCAATCGCGCTAGCGGGGGCCGACGACATCGACGACGCGCCGTCGATTTCCCCCGGGGAATCGGCCGAAGACATCGACGCCCCCGACGAGACATTGTCGAAGGGGTTCGGTCTCGCACTCCTTCTGGGAGTCGCATTCGGCGCCAACATCGGCGGGGCCGCCACACTCATCGGCAGCCCGCCGAGTGCGATCTTCGCCGGGATTGCCGGATCACAGCTCGGGGTGGACGTCGGATTCGTCGACTGGATGATCTACGCCGTCCCGCTGGTGGTCGTGACGCTGCTGGTCGCCTGGGGGTGTATCATCTGGTTGACCGACCCGTCGTCGGCTATCGACGAGGAGTTCGCCAGAAAGTACTACGCGGGGATGTCCGCCATGGAGAGCGACGAACGGAGAGTAACCCTCGTCTTCGGGCTCGTTATCCTCGCCTGGCTCCTCCGTCCTGCGGTGATCGAACCGATCCTTCCCGCGCTCACCGACCCCGTTATCGCGGTGATCGGCGGGATCGGGCTGTTCCTCGTCCCGGGCGGTCCGGACGGTGACGATCGCCTCCTGTCGTGGGAGGACGCCGCAGAGCTTCCCTGGGACGTGCTCCTTTTGATCGGCGGGAGTTTTGCAGTCGCCCACGCGTTCCAGGCCGGCGGACTGGACGAGGTGGTTGCCCAGTCGCTTTCCGGTCTGGAGTGGATGTCAATTCTGCTTTTGATCGCAGTGGTCGTGACTGCCGTCATGGCCCTCTCGAATCTCATGTCGAACACCGCGACTGCGACGGTGTTTCTGCCGATCCTCGTCGCGTTCGCGCCGCTGGCGTCCTCGCCGCCGCTGTACCTGATGGCGCCCGCAGCCCTGGCGGCGTCGTTCGTGTTCGTGTTGCCCGTCGGGACGCCCCCGAACGCGATCGCCTACGGAAGCGGTCAACTCGACATGCGACAGATGGTGCGCGTCGGGATCGTGATCAACCTGATCTGTATTCCCCTGGTCGCGTTCCTCTCGTATCTCTGGTTGCCCGTGACGCCGTTCGGGTGA